From the Leptolyngbya sp. O-77 genome, one window contains:
- the acnB gene encoding bifunctional aconitate hydratase 2/2-methylisocitrate dehydratase, protein MLEAYRNHVAERAALGIPPLPLSAEQTSELCELLKQPPAGEEEFLVSLLRDRIPPGVDQAAYVKAGFLTAIAKGEASSPLISPQYATELLGTMMGGYNVRSLIDLLHSPNAEVVATATAALSKTLLIYDAFHDIQELAESGNESAQQIMTAWANADWFTSRSPLPEAITVTVFKVPGETNTDDLSPAPHATTRPDIPLHATVMLETRQPGSLETIAELKKKGYPVAYVGDVVGTGSSRKSATNSVLWHMGEDIPFVPNKRTGGYCLGGKIAPIFFNTMEDSGALPIECDVTKMETGDVITIYPYKGEITNEAGEVISTFTLKPDTILDEVRAGGRIPLLIGRSLTDKTRMALGLPPSDLFIRPQMPADTGKGFTLAQKMVGKACGLPGVRPGMSCEPIMTTVGSQDTTGPMTRDELKELACLGFSADLVMQSFCHTAAYPKPVDIKTHHELPDFITSRGGVSLRPGDGIIHSWLNRMLLPDTVGTGGDSHTRFPLGISFPAGSGLVAFAAALGVMPLDMPESVLVRFKGKLQPGVTLRDVVNAIPYVAIQQGKLTVAKENKKNVYSGRIIEMEGLPDLQLEQAFELTDATAERSAAGCTIKLSEATVAEYLRSNVALLKNMVARGYGDARTILRRVRKMEEWLANPSLMSADPDAEYADIIEVDLDQIKEPIVAAPNDPDNIKLMSECAGDPIHEVFIGSCMTNIGHYRAAAKVLEGAGPVKVRLWIAPPTRMDEQQLREEGYYGIFAAAGARTEMPGCSLCMGNQARVDDGVTVFSTSTRNFNNRMGKGAQVYLGSAELAAVCALLGRIPTVEEYMEIVTKKIDPFASDLYRYLNFDQIVGFEDEGRVIPKEEEAKLVASI, encoded by the coding sequence ATGCTGGAAGCCTATCGTAACCATGTGGCAGAGCGGGCGGCGCTGGGGATTCCGCCGCTGCCGCTGTCTGCTGAGCAAACGTCCGAATTGTGCGAATTGCTGAAGCAGCCGCCAGCAGGCGAAGAAGAGTTTTTGGTCAGCCTGCTGCGCGATCGCATTCCGCCAGGGGTGGATCAGGCGGCCTATGTGAAGGCGGGATTTCTGACGGCGATCGCCAAAGGGGAAGCCTCCAGCCCGCTGATCTCGCCCCAATACGCCACAGAGTTGCTGGGCACGATGATGGGGGGCTACAACGTGCGATCGCTCATCGACCTGCTGCACTCGCCCAATGCAGAGGTCGTTGCTACTGCCACCGCCGCCCTCAGCAAGACGCTGCTAATCTACGATGCGTTTCATGACATTCAGGAATTGGCGGAAAGCGGCAACGAATCAGCCCAGCAAATCATGACCGCCTGGGCCAATGCAGACTGGTTTACTAGCCGCTCGCCGCTGCCGGAAGCCATCACGGTGACGGTGTTCAAAGTGCCCGGTGAAACCAACACCGACGATCTCTCGCCCGCGCCCCACGCCACCACCCGTCCCGACATCCCGCTGCACGCCACGGTGATGCTGGAGACCCGCCAGCCGGGTTCCCTAGAAACCATCGCCGAACTCAAGAAAAAGGGCTATCCCGTGGCCTATGTTGGCGATGTAGTAGGCACGGGATCGTCTCGCAAATCCGCCACCAACTCCGTCCTCTGGCACATGGGCGAGGACATTCCCTTTGTGCCTAACAAACGCACGGGCGGCTATTGCCTGGGGGGTAAGATCGCGCCCATTTTCTTCAACACGATGGAAGACTCTGGCGCATTGCCCATCGAGTGCGACGTGACGAAGATGGAAACGGGTGACGTGATCACCATCTACCCTTACAAAGGCGAAATCACCAACGAGGCGGGCGAGGTAATCTCCACCTTTACGCTTAAGCCCGACACGATTCTGGACGAGGTGCGGGCAGGCGGACGGATTCCCTTGCTGATTGGGCGATCGCTCACCGACAAAACCCGCATGGCCCTGGGGCTGCCTCCTAGCGACCTGTTCATCCGCCCCCAAATGCCTGCCGACACGGGCAAAGGCTTCACCCTGGCGCAAAAGATGGTGGGCAAGGCCTGCGGACTTCCTGGCGTGCGCCCCGGCATGTCTTGCGAACCGATCATGACCACCGTTGGCTCCCAAGACACCACTGGCCCCATGACCCGCGACGAGCTAAAGGAACTGGCCTGCCTGGGCTTCAGCGCCGACTTGGTGATGCAGAGCTTCTGCCACACCGCTGCCTATCCCAAGCCCGTCGATATCAAAACCCACCACGAACTGCCCGACTTCATTACCTCGCGTGGCGGCGTGTCTCTGCGCCCCGGCGACGGCATCATCCACTCCTGGCTGAACCGGATGCTGCTGCCGGATACGGTGGGCACAGGCGGCGACTCTCATACTCGCTTCCCGCTGGGCATTTCCTTCCCGGCTGGCTCTGGGCTGGTGGCCTTTGCGGCGGCCCTGGGCGTGATGCCGCTGGATATGCCAGAGTCGGTGCTGGTGCGCTTTAAGGGCAAACTGCAACCGGGTGTAACGCTGCGCGACGTGGTCAATGCAATTCCCTACGTTGCCATTCAGCAGGGCAAGCTAACGGTTGCCAAAGAAAACAAAAAGAATGTGTATTCTGGCCGAATTATCGAAATGGAGGGTCTGCCAGATCTGCAACTGGAGCAAGCCTTTGAGCTGACCGACGCGACCGCAGAGCGATCGGCCGCAGGCTGCACCATCAAGCTGAGCGAAGCAACAGTAGCAGAATACCTGCGGTCGAATGTGGCGCTGCTGAAGAACATGGTGGCACGGGGCTATGGCGATGCCCGCACGATTCTCCGTCGCGTCCGCAAGATGGAGGAGTGGCTGGCGAACCCGTCGCTGATGAGCGCTGACCCGGACGCGGAGTATGCCGACATCATCGAGGTGGATCTAGATCAGATCAAGGAACCGATCGTGGCTGCGCCCAACGACCCCGACAACATCAAGCTGATGTCGGAATGTGCGGGCGATCCGATCCACGAGGTCTTCATTGGCTCCTGCATGACGAATATTGGGCACTATCGCGCGGCGGCGAAGGTGCTAGAGGGCGCAGGCCCGGTGAAGGTGCGCCTGTGGATTGCGCCGCCCACCCGCATGGATGAGCAGCAGCTTCGCGAAGAGGGCTATTACGGCATCTTTGCCGCAGCGGGGGCCCGCACGGAGATGCCCGGCTGCTCGCTCTGCATGGGCAACCAGGCCCGCGTCGATGACGGCGTGACGGTGTTCTCTACCTCCACCCGCAACTTCAACAACCGCATGGGCAAAGGCGCACAGGTCTACCTGGGTTCGGCAGAATTGGCGGCGGTGTGTGCCCTGCTGGGTCGTATTCCCACGGTGGAGGAGTACATGGAGATCGTGACGAAGAAGATCGACCCGTTTGCCAGCGACCTCTATCGCTATCTCAACTTCGACCAGATTGTGGGATTTGAGGATGAGGGGCGCGTGATTCCCAAAGAGGAAGAAGCAAAGCTCGTTGCGTCGATCTGA
- a CDS encoding DUF2721 domain-containing protein — protein sequence MSIDITTPAILFPTISLLLLAYTNRFVALASIIRNLHASHQNKPDPVLRQEIASLRYRIKLIRNMQAWGAASLLFSVICILLLFLGFIDAGRWIFAVSLVMMLVSLALSLREIQLSVVALDLHLRDVEQERERGRSPDYF from the coding sequence ATGTCTATCGACATCACCACGCCCGCGATTCTGTTTCCCACGATTTCGCTGCTGCTGCTGGCCTACACAAACCGCTTTGTGGCGCTGGCCAGCATCATCCGCAACCTGCACGCCAGCCACCAGAACAAGCCCGACCCGGTACTCCGCCAGGAAATCGCCAGCCTCCGCTACCGCATCAAGCTCATCCGCAATATGCAGGCTTGGGGAGCGGCGAGTTTGCTATTTAGCGTCATTTGTATCCTGCTGCTGTTTCTGGGGTTTATCGACGCAGGGCGCTGGATTTTTGCAGTTAGCCTGGTGATGATGCTAGTTTCGCTGGCGCTGTCGCTGCGGGAAATTCAGCTTTCGGTGGTGGCGCTGGATCTGCACCTGCGGGATGTAGAACAGGAGCGGGAACGGGGGCGATCGCCCGACTATTTTTAG
- a CDS encoding helix-turn-helix domain-containing protein, with protein MLWWLKTGQAKRVEQLAQLSGCHRTTVSRWLRQYRQSGLAALVKVASRSGRPRAISGEVLAALERELQDPEGFSSYGAVQQWLAAVHGQRVPYKTVHKTVRYRLKAKLKVPRPVFQKQTPGACESFQQTLQPRSASRFRQP; from the coding sequence GTGTTGTGGTGGCTCAAAACAGGACAAGCGAAGCGTGTTGAGCAGTTAGCCCAACTGAGCGGTTGCCATCGCACGACCGTGTCTCGTTGGCTGAGGCAGTATCGACAGAGTGGACTCGCAGCGTTGGTGAAGGTGGCATCTCGCAGTGGACGACCGCGAGCGATTAGCGGTGAAGTCCTGGCAGCTTTGGAGCGGGAACTGCAAGATCCAGAAGGCTTTAGCAGTTATGGAGCGGTGCAGCAGTGGCTCGCAGCGGTGCATGGTCAACGGGTGCCCTACAAGACGGTGCATAAGACGGTGCGCTATCGGCTCAAAGCGAAGCTCAAAGTGCCCCGTCCGGTGTTCCAGAAGCAGACTCCTGGGGCGTGCGAGTCCTTTCAGCAAACCTTGCAGCCCAGATCAGCCAGTCGATTCCGCCAGCCTTGA
- a CDS encoding transposase yields MAARISPIKLLNGINLEQGYSSECLIHFGQGHDAKFADSISTMIPENGIGIMDRGFASWEFLDQMSLTQTKFVVRIKNNMKTELDHDRYRVVWFCDLESRSELSASQFCKTHVENCPLR; encoded by the coding sequence TTGGCTGCAAGGATATCACCAATTAAATTACTGAATGGAATCAACTTAGAGCAAGGATATTCGAGTGAATGCTTGATTCATTTTGGGCAAGGACATGATGCAAAGTTTGCCGATTCGATTAGCACGATGATTCCCGAAAACGGCATCGGCATCATGGATAGAGGCTTCGCAAGCTGGGAATTTCTCGACCAAATGAGTCTCACTCAAACAAAGTTTGTGGTGCGAATCAAGAACAATATGAAGACTGAACTTGACCACGACCGTTACCGCGTGGTTTGGTTCTGTGATTTGGAGAGTCGGAGCGAGTTGAGTGCATCCCAATTTTGCAAGACTCATGTTGAGAATTGCCCATTGAGGTAG
- a CDS encoding ISKra4 family transposase (programmed frameshift): MDAEKKAQIQAHARALAALLYEETDPEQVKTLAGIEAAVRGHLLEHVSPEIGGFFIATSSGTTSGRKRRIESILGQLQVSEKQAQILEVKAYTRWSPYLERCCLLVSANESYERAAEDIEVLTGIKVSHSTQQRLVHRQIFELPQVEETVEEMSIDGGKVRLRTPEGEPSEWRDYKAVNLHESCVAAFFQDNEQLVNWVNVQSLSDPLTCIGDGHDGIWNVYTQIGNQTQRREILDWYHLVENLGKVGGSVQRLDAVETCLWQGDVEGAIAQFEDWQHERVTNFVSYLNKHRQRIVNYGYYQAEGVSIGSGAIESTVKQLGRRIKISGAQWDKDNVPQVLKQRCAYLNGQFST, from the exons ATGGACGCTGAGAAAAAAGCCCAAATCCAAGCCCATGCTCGTGCCCTTGCCGCTCTGCTATACGAGGAAACTGACCCAGAGCAAGTGAAAACGTTGGCAGGGATTGAGGCGGCAGTGCGAGGACATCTGCTCGAACATGTCAGCCCAGAGATCGGGG GATTTTTTATTGCAACAAGTAGCGGCACGACAAGTGGACGAAAGCGTCGCATCGAGAGCATCCTTGGACAACTGCAAGTGAGTGAGAAACAAGCTCAAATTCTGGAGGTGAAAGCGTACACACGATGGAGTCCTTACCTGGAGCGGTGTTGTTTGTTGGTGAGTGCCAATGAATCGTATGAGCGGGCGGCAGAAGACATTGAAGTGTTGACTGGGATAAAGGTTTCTCACAGTACTCAACAGCGATTAGTGCATCGTCAAATCTTTGAGTTACCGCAAGTGGAAGAAACGGTTGAGGAGATGAGTATCGATGGAGGTAAAGTGCGATTGCGAACACCCGAAGGAGAACCGAGTGAATGGCGAGATTACAAGGCAGTGAATCTGCACGAGTCCTGTGTTGCTGCCTTCTTTCAAGACAATGAGCAGTTGGTCAACTGGGTCAATGTTCAGTCTTTATCTGACCCATTGACTTGTATTGGAGATGGGCATGATGGGATCTGGAATGTCTACACCCAGATTGGCAACCAGACCCAAAGACGGGAGATTTTGGACTGGTATCACTTGGTTGAGAATTTGGGCAAAGTGGGTGGTTCTGTGCAACGTTTAGATGCCGTGGAAACCTGTTTGTGGCAAGGCGATGTCGAGGGCGCAATTGCACAGTTTGAGGATTGGCAACACGAGCGGGTTACGAATTTCGTTAGCTACCTTAACAAGCATCGACAGCGGATTGTCAATTATGGCTACTATCAAGCTGAAGGAGTCTCCATTGGTTCCGGGGCAATTGAATCGACCGTTAAACAACTTGGGCGGCGAATCAAGATATCGGGGGCGCAGTGGGACAAAGATAACGTTCCGCAGGTGCTGAAGCAACGTTGTGCCTACCTCAATGGGCAATTCTCAACATGA
- a CDS encoding ATP-dependent Clp protease ATP-binding subunit produces MFEYFTEKAIAVVMAAQEEARRLGHNFVGTEQILLGLLLVKDHIAAEVLTDLGVTVEAARQEVENIIGRGSGFVPPEIPFTPKSKRVFEQAFQESRRLDQRHVGTEHLLLSLAQEHESVAAKVLENLGVNLDQLRTMVIRAVGEVAEVPVGSTTKRSSRNSRKPKMLQEFGTNLTELAAEGKLDPVVGRHKEVERVVQILGRRTKNNPVLIGEPGVGKTAIAEGLAQRIVNQDVPNLLLERQVISLDMGTLLAGTRFRGDFEERIKQIMQEVRESGNVILVIDEIHTLVGAGSLEGGMDAANMLKPALARGELQCIGATTLDEYRKHIERDAALERRFQPVVVNPPTVIETVEILRGLRQRYEQHHNLLIADEALVAAATLSDRYITDRFLPDKAIDLIDEAGSRVRFRHSAQAPTRALKQELRRVLAEKNAAVQQQDFNKATQLRDRQRELEAQIRGQGSGVRDQAVGMIEPSSSPVSPDLAPAPTVTAEDIAQVVEAWTGVPVNKLTESESISLLHLEERLHERVIGQDEAVKAAARAIRRSRVGLKDLDRPIASLFFSGPTGVGKTELTKALAAAIFGSEEAMIRLDMSEFMEPHTVSKLVGSPPGYVGYDEGGQLTEAVRRKPYTVVLFDEIEKAHPDVFNILLQLLEDGRLTDSKGRTVSFKNTLIIFTSNIGSRVIQKGGSGLGFELGEGDSQYTRIRDRINDELKQSFRPELLNRLDEIIVFRPLTRDEVMQVADLMIREVNQRLSEQGMALIVTDAVKERLLAEGYDPAYGARPMRRAVTRLLEDALAEGMLTGEIRTGDTAIVDLDDDGQIHVRRQDVPVLQSVN; encoded by the coding sequence ATGTTTGAGTATTTCACTGAAAAAGCGATCGCCGTGGTGATGGCAGCCCAAGAGGAAGCCCGTCGGCTAGGACACAACTTCGTAGGAACGGAGCAAATCCTGCTGGGGCTGTTGCTAGTCAAAGACCACATTGCGGCAGAAGTGCTGACAGATCTGGGCGTGACCGTAGAAGCCGCCCGCCAAGAGGTCGAAAACATCATTGGGCGCGGGTCTGGCTTTGTACCGCCCGAAATTCCCTTTACGCCCAAGTCAAAACGGGTGTTTGAGCAAGCGTTTCAAGAGTCTCGCCGCCTCGACCAGCGCCATGTGGGCACCGAGCATCTGCTGCTGAGCCTGGCCCAGGAACATGAGAGCGTCGCTGCAAAGGTACTGGAAAACCTGGGTGTCAATTTAGATCAACTGCGGACGATGGTGATTCGGGCTGTGGGCGAAGTGGCCGAAGTGCCCGTGGGCAGCACGACCAAGCGCTCCAGCCGCAACAGCCGCAAGCCCAAAATGCTGCAAGAGTTTGGCACCAACCTGACGGAGCTGGCCGCCGAAGGCAAGCTCGACCCAGTGGTGGGTCGCCACAAAGAAGTAGAGCGCGTGGTGCAAATTCTCGGTCGCCGCACCAAAAATAACCCCGTGCTGATTGGGGAACCGGGCGTGGGCAAGACGGCGATCGCCGAAGGGCTGGCCCAGCGCATCGTGAATCAGGACGTGCCTAACCTGCTGTTAGAGCGCCAGGTGATTAGCCTAGACATGGGCACGCTGCTGGCAGGAACCCGCTTCCGGGGCGACTTTGAGGAGCGCATCAAGCAGATTATGCAGGAAGTGCGCGAGTCGGGAAATGTAATTCTCGTAATCGACGAAATCCACACGCTGGTCGGCGCAGGCTCTCTGGAGGGCGGCATGGACGCTGCCAATATGCTGAAACCCGCTCTAGCGCGGGGCGAGTTGCAGTGCATCGGAGCCACCACGCTGGATGAATACCGCAAGCACATTGAGCGGGATGCTGCCCTAGAACGCCGCTTTCAGCCCGTGGTGGTGAATCCGCCCACTGTTATTGAAACTGTGGAAATTCTTCGCGGTCTGCGCCAGCGCTATGAACAGCACCACAACTTACTCATTGCCGATGAGGCGCTAGTGGCGGCCGCCACCCTGAGCGATCGCTACATTACCGACCGCTTCCTGCCGGACAAAGCCATCGACTTGATCGACGAGGCTGGCTCTCGTGTGCGCTTCCGCCATTCGGCCCAGGCTCCTACGCGGGCGCTCAAGCAAGAACTGCGCCGCGTCCTTGCTGAGAAAAACGCCGCCGTGCAGCAGCAGGATTTCAACAAGGCTACTCAACTGCGCGATCGCCAGCGCGAACTAGAAGCGCAAATCAGGGGTCAGGGGTCAGGAGTCAGAGATCAGGCTGTGGGGATGATTGAACCGTCTTCTTCCCCGGTTTCTCCCGATCTCGCCCCTGCGCCGACGGTCACTGCCGAAGACATCGCCCAGGTCGTTGAAGCCTGGACAGGGGTTCCGGTGAACAAGCTGACAGAATCGGAATCGATCTCGCTGCTGCACCTAGAGGAGCGGCTGCATGAGCGGGTAATCGGGCAGGATGAGGCGGTAAAGGCAGCGGCGCGGGCGATCCGGCGATCGCGCGTTGGACTGAAAGACTTGGATCGACCCATCGCCAGCCTGTTCTTCTCTGGCCCGACGGGTGTCGGCAAAACGGAGCTGACCAAAGCGCTGGCGGCGGCTATCTTTGGCTCAGAAGAGGCGATGATCCGGCTGGATATGTCGGAGTTTATGGAGCCGCATACGGTGTCGAAGCTGGTCGGCTCGCCTCCGGGCTATGTCGGCTACGACGAAGGCGGGCAACTGACCGAAGCCGTTCGCCGCAAGCCCTACACGGTGGTGCTGTTCGACGAAATCGAAAAAGCCCACCCCGACGTGTTCAACATCCTGCTGCAACTGCTGGAAGACGGTCGCCTGACGGATTCCAAAGGGCGCACGGTCAGCTTCAAAAACACGCTGATCATCTTCACTTCCAATATCGGCTCTCGTGTCATTCAGAAAGGTGGCAGCGGGCTGGGCTTCGAGTTGGGTGAGGGCGACTCGCAGTATACCCGGATACGCGATCGCATCAACGACGAGCTAAAGCAGTCCTTCCGCCCTGAGCTGCTAAACCGCCTGGACGAAATCATCGTCTTCCGCCCGCTCACCCGCGACGAGGTGATGCAGGTGGCCGACCTGATGATCCGTGAGGTGAATCAGCGCCTTAGCGAACAGGGCATGGCGCTCATCGTCACCGATGCTGTGAAAGAGCGGCTGCTGGCGGAGGGGTATGACCCCGCCTACGGAGCGCGACCCATGCGCCGAGCCGTCACTCGCTTGCTAGAAGACGCGCTGGCAGAGGGAATGCTGACGGGCGAAATCCGCACAGGCGACACCGCTATCGTCGATCTGGACGATGATGGGCAGATCCACGTTCGCCGCCAGGATGTGCCGGTGCTGCAATCCGTCAATTAA
- a CDS encoding IS630 family transposase, whose translation MRQRYAGRIRYWCSDESRVGLLTVQHRKLTGFGVQPMGSIQWEFVYRWLYGLVEPLSGASWRVECSHLDSSCFEAFLHSFAAQFPDDLHLIQVDNAAAHTALNLTIPDNVILVFQPPYCPEVNPIERVWRELKRELAWVHFDDVGQLQHAISQWVCRLSAESLRSLTQWDWIVDALCVAGI comes from the coding sequence TTGAGACAACGCTATGCCGGGCGAATCCGCTATTGGTGCAGTGATGAGAGCCGCGTCGGACTGCTGACGGTTCAACATCGCAAGTTGACGGGCTTTGGGGTGCAGCCGATGGGTTCAATTCAATGGGAGTTTGTGTATCGGTGGCTGTACGGTCTAGTGGAACCGCTGAGCGGTGCCTCGTGGAGAGTCGAGTGCTCTCATCTCGACAGTTCCTGTTTTGAGGCGTTTTTGCACAGCTTTGCGGCTCAGTTCCCCGATGATTTACATCTGATTCAGGTGGATAATGCCGCAGCCCATACAGCTTTGAACCTGACGATACCGGACAATGTCATTTTGGTGTTTCAGCCGCCTTATTGCCCTGAGGTCAATCCCATTGAGCGGGTCTGGCGGGAACTCAAGCGGGAGCTAGCTTGGGTTCACTTTGATGATGTTGGCCAACTCCAGCACGCCATCAGCCAGTGGGTTTGTCGCCTTTCGGCTGAGTCGCTGCGATCGCTGACTCAGTGGGATTGGATTGTCGATGCTCTATGTGTAGCGGGTATTTAG
- a CDS encoding RNA-binding S4 domain-containing protein, translating to MPNESPVNESSAKTIKLDQFLKWVNAVPTGGEAKVLIQIGEVSVNGEVETRRGRKLVEGDRVSVAGEEFLVSLE from the coding sequence ATGCCCAATGAATCCCCCGTTAATGAATCCTCCGCCAAAACTATCAAGCTTGATCAATTCCTGAAATGGGTGAACGCCGTGCCCACTGGCGGCGAAGCTAAAGTGTTAATCCAGATTGGTGAAGTCAGCGTCAACGGCGAGGTAGAAACTCGGCGCGGTCGAAAACTCGTGGAGGGCGATCGCGTCTCAGTCGCAGGCGAGGAGTTTTTGGTGAGTCTGGAGTGA
- a CDS encoding aerolysin family beta-barrel pore-forming toxin yields the protein MVFAARLSASPTGPNTWRVTNNNDSGPGSLRQAIADAAATPGLDLVDLTGVSGAIALNSTLLIAAGNDLHLQDDGNTTLNGQNLVQIMTIGRANVKISGLTFANGLAQGGNGINGGGGGLGAGGALFLDTGSVVTLHNSRFINNRAVGGNSIILGSTTNRHYSGGGPNYQPDGIAGGIGGGLNGSNGAGGGHSGGRSGRNGNPGGKGADGEFGSGGGGGGGGGAATGRGVAKDHAGSGGSGGNGGYGGGGGGGGGGGEDRDDLSRADYGGGGPGGAAGAYGGVGEAGQAGNTGSKVAGRGGGGAGLGGAIFVREGATLIQDFGITFQGNSVAGGTSFPMFPVEGAESRNGKAAGQNVFYQNGQGDSERLLLLRDNTAAIAPTNLTAQNLTEVANQVVRNPEIVRQLAHLAHALGFAYAAGSRSQYVGDDFEIINTGTVSSPSYVLRARYNGTDSFASGLGADKRLSITLSNFQVAIDPGSFRYGTPRSGLGTPIIATSYTATNADPSPGTIRRNLTYSVSEAVLHSTTYKFTQGLKTTLSLQIPFTVDQKTELSIAAEQGWTDSRTETRTITDSSEYSAPISPRSERTIDVVAIQTSSNVDYSAIAKVSFDISYSGTLRSSDNAREDGPTGRPEVTIKLSTDQLEGINNADLSNVTDNHGKRYIANKFLTPYAEYTRSFFKAGILTPLSGTFTNVAGTSVSIVARPERSLDATLPAVVGNTANPSGAVLSQIFSRPINAASVLSVPNNATQGVWQFSNDGTTWLPVQTGQSLSGNAWVRFLPTANYRGTPERLRVKFDVDPERFERWISVIVSGPNDVNSVQ from the coding sequence TTGGTCTTTGCTGCACGCCTTTCGGCTAGCCCCACCGGGCCCAATACCTGGAGAGTAACGAACAATAATGACAGCGGGCCGGGTTCTCTGCGTCAGGCGATCGCTGATGCGGCTGCCACTCCCGGTCTGGATCTGGTAGATCTGACAGGGGTGTCGGGGGCGATCGCGCTGAATAGCACTCTGCTCATAGCCGCAGGCAACGACCTGCATCTGCAAGACGACGGTAACACAACCCTCAATGGTCAAAACCTCGTGCAAATCATGACTATTGGCAGAGCCAACGTGAAGATTTCAGGCTTGACCTTTGCCAACGGACTGGCACAAGGCGGCAACGGCATCAACGGCGGCGGAGGTGGTCTGGGCGCAGGCGGGGCGCTATTTCTCGATACAGGGAGCGTTGTCACGCTGCATAATAGCCGCTTTATCAACAACAGAGCCGTCGGAGGCAACAGCATCATTCTTGGCTCCACAACCAATCGCCACTATAGCGGCGGTGGCCCGAACTATCAGCCCGACGGGATTGCAGGCGGTATTGGCGGCGGATTAAACGGCAGCAATGGCGCTGGCGGGGGCCATAGCGGCGGGCGTAGTGGGCGCAACGGCAACCCGGGCGGGAAAGGGGCAGATGGTGAATTTGGCAGCGGCGGCGGTGGCGGCGGTGGTGGCGGGGCTGCAACCGGCCGCGGAGTTGCGAAAGACCATGCAGGCAGCGGTGGTTCGGGCGGAAACGGCGGATACGGTGGCGGCGGCGGCGGTGGTGGTGGTGGTGGAGAAGACCGTGATGATTTGTCTAGAGCAGACTATGGCGGTGGTGGCCCGGGCGGCGCAGCGGGAGCCTATGGTGGGGTGGGTGAAGCAGGTCAAGCTGGGAACACCGGCAGTAAGGTTGCCGGTCGGGGCGGCGGGGGCGCTGGATTGGGGGGTGCTATTTTTGTCCGGGAGGGGGCGACACTAATCCAAGACTTTGGAATTACCTTCCAGGGCAACAGTGTAGCAGGGGGCACGAGCTTTCCTATGTTCCCGGTAGAGGGCGCTGAATCGCGCAACGGCAAGGCGGCGGGTCAGAATGTTTTTTACCAGAATGGGCAAGGTGACTCAGAGCGACTGCTCTTGTTGCGAGACAACACAGCGGCGATCGCCCCAACGAACTTGACGGCACAAAATCTGACTGAAGTGGCCAATCAAGTCGTCAGAAATCCCGAAATTGTCCGCCAATTAGCACACCTGGCTCACGCTCTGGGCTTTGCCTATGCCGCAGGCTCCAGAAGCCAGTACGTGGGGGATGATTTTGAAATCATCAACACGGGCACTGTGTCCAGCCCCAGCTATGTCCTACGCGCTCGCTATAACGGCACAGACTCCTTTGCTTCCGGGCTAGGCGCAGACAAGCGGCTATCTATAACGCTGAGCAACTTTCAGGTAGCCATTGATCCGGGATCATTTCGGTATGGCACGCCGCGATCCGGTCTTGGTACGCCAATTATCGCCACCTCCTACACTGCGACCAATGCTGACCCATCCCCTGGCACTATCCGCAGAAACCTGACCTACAGTGTTTCTGAAGCTGTGCTCCACAGCACTACTTACAAGTTCACACAGGGGCTAAAAACTACGCTGAGTCTACAGATTCCCTTCACTGTGGATCAGAAGACCGAACTGAGCATTGCTGCGGAGCAAGGCTGGACAGATAGCCGGACAGAAACTCGCACGATTACAGATTCATCCGAATACAGCGCTCCTATCTCACCCCGCTCAGAAAGAACCATTGATGTAGTGGCTATCCAAACCTCTTCCAATGTGGACTATAGCGCGATCGCCAAAGTCAGCTTTGATATCTCCTACAGCGGTACGCTGAGATCCAGTGACAATGCCCGAGAAGATGGCCCTACCGGTCGCCCTGAGGTTACTATCAAGCTCAGCACCGATCAGCTTGAAGGTATCAATAACGCTGATTTGAGTAACGTCACAGACAATCACGGAAAGCGGTACATTGCCAATAAATTCTTGACCCCCTACGCTGAATACACCCGCAGTTTCTTTAAGGCAGGTATCCTGACACCGCTCAGCGGCACTTTTACCAATGTAGCAGGCACATCCGTTTCGATTGTCGCTCGTCCCGAACGCTCTCTCGATGCTACACTTCCTGCTGTTGTAGGCAACACTGCAAATCCATCCGGCGCAGTGTTGAGTCAAATCTTTAGCCGACCCATCAATGCTGCCTCAGTCTTGTCTGTGCCAAACAATGCTACCCAGGGCGTATGGCAATTTTCTAACGATGGTACAACTTGGCTACCTGTGCAAACTGGACAGTCTCTATCGGGTAATGCCTGGGTTCGGTTTTTGCCTACAGCCAACTATCGCGGCACCCCTGAGCGACTAAGGGTGAAATTTGATGTCGATCCCGAGCGGTTTGAGCGATGGATCAGTGTTATTGTCTCTGGGCCCAATGACGTTAATTCGGTGCAGTGA